A window of the Janthinobacterium agaricidamnosum NBRC 102515 = DSM 9628 genome harbors these coding sequences:
- a CDS encoding porin, whose product MKKTLISLAVLAAASTGIAHAQSSVTIYGTVDASFVSERGGAQGTVNKISSGNASASRLGFKGVEDLGSGLSALFVLESGFSVDTGAQDKAGTLFNRQSYVGLGSKDAGTVTLGRQYTPYYNTLSKIADPFAVGYAGSAKNLFPANTRTSNTVLYATPDFSGFSGDLAYTFGEQADSNKAARQIGASFGYANGPLNARLVYNNTNNDSVATATAAGVSRSSARNWLAAANYDFTVVKAYLAYGTNKGINSATYNSGLSNTNFAAGTPGHLDASIQNPYGYATVAPSTDSTNLLVGATIPVGPAGTVMASYIKTNDKGVANADADQWALGYSYALSKRTSTYASYAKIKNKNGAGYTVGGNSEVGTGDKAFNVGVRHSF is encoded by the coding sequence ATGAAAAAAACTCTGATCTCCCTCGCAGTTCTGGCTGCCGCTTCGACCGGCATCGCTCACGCTCAATCGAGCGTCACCATCTACGGTACCGTTGACGCATCGTTCGTCAGCGAGCGTGGCGGTGCTCAAGGCACAGTTAACAAAATCAGCAGCGGCAATGCTTCGGCTTCCCGCCTGGGTTTCAAAGGCGTTGAAGATCTGGGCAGCGGCCTGTCGGCACTGTTCGTTCTGGAAAGCGGTTTCAGCGTTGACACCGGCGCCCAAGACAAAGCTGGCACCCTGTTCAATCGTCAATCGTACGTCGGTCTGGGCAGCAAAGATGCCGGTACCGTGACCCTGGGTCGTCAATACACCCCGTACTACAACACCCTGTCGAAAATCGCTGATCCATTCGCAGTGGGCTACGCTGGTTCCGCTAAGAACTTGTTCCCAGCGAACACCCGCACCAGCAACACCGTGTTGTACGCGACCCCGGATTTCAGCGGCTTCAGCGGCGACCTGGCTTACACCTTCGGCGAACAAGCTGATTCGAACAAAGCTGCCCGTCAAATCGGCGCATCGTTCGGCTACGCTAACGGTCCTTTGAATGCACGTCTGGTGTACAACAACACCAACAACGACAGTGTTGCTACCGCGACCGCTGCTGGCGTTTCGCGCAGCAGCGCCCGTAACTGGTTGGCTGCCGCTAACTACGACTTCACCGTTGTTAAAGCTTACCTGGCATACGGCACCAACAAAGGTATCAACAGCGCCACCTACAATTCGGGCCTGAGCAACACCAACTTTGCTGCTGGTACCCCTGGTCATCTGGATGCATCGATCCAGAATCCATACGGCTACGCTACCGTGGCTCCTAGCACCGACAGCACCAACCTGCTGGTCGGCGCAACGATCCCAGTTGGTCCAGCTGGCACCGTGATGGCTTCGTACATCAAAACCAACGATAAAGGCGTTGCTAACGCTGACGCTGATCAATGGGCACTGGGTTACTCCTACGCTCTGTCGAAACGTACCAGCACCTACGCTTCGTACGCCAAGATCAAAAACAAAAACGGCGCTGGTTACACCGTTGGTGGCAACAGCGAAGTCGGTACCGGCGATAAGGCATTCAACGTTGGTGTTCGTCACTCGTTCTAA
- a CDS encoding nuclear transport factor 2 family protein, whose translation MNDMMGNTTNVIDNQAALARLVHFYQALTPESVPDVTAIYAPGASFKDPFNEVGGHAAIVRIFEHMFVQVHQPRFVVLSSVLQGDDAFLTWEFRFRMKRFVREEQCVRGATHLRFEAGLVAMHRDYWDAAEELYEKLPLLGGLMRLLKRAATG comes from the coding sequence ATGAACGACATGATGGGCAATACGACGAATGTGATCGATAATCAGGCCGCACTGGCCCGGCTGGTGCATTTTTATCAAGCCCTGACGCCGGAGTCGGTACCGGACGTGACGGCCATTTACGCTCCCGGCGCCAGTTTCAAGGACCCGTTTAACGAGGTCGGCGGCCATGCCGCTATTGTGCGCATCTTCGAACATATGTTTGTGCAGGTGCATCAGCCGCGCTTTGTCGTGCTGAGCAGCGTACTGCAAGGCGACGATGCTTTCCTGACCTGGGAATTTCGTTTCCGCATGAAGCGCTTTGTGCGCGAAGAGCAATGCGTGCGCGGCGCCACTCATCTCCGTTTCGAGGCCGGCCTGGTCGCCATGCACCGCGATTACTGGGACGCCGCCGAGGAATTGTATGAAAAGCTGCCGTTGCTGGGCGGCTTGATGCGCTTGCTGAAAAGGGCGGCGACTGGTTGA